In Streptomyces capitiformicae, one genomic interval encodes:
- a CDS encoding cytochrome P450: MTTSDITTGEETMAAPPVRHWPALNLTGVDFDPVLAQLMREGPITRIQLPNGEGWAWLLTRYDDVRLVTNDPRFSRKKVVGRQVTRLAPHFIPQPGAMNFHDKPDHARLRRSVASAFTTRGVERLRDNAQRALDATVDAMLRDGPPADLIERVLEPFPITVICELMGVPEADREDMHDWTQRILSSTYGIEASERAKRDMEAYFAKAIAEHRDSDGEDVISLLGAAVGRGDISAEEAMALAGPLQIGGEAVTNNTGQMFFILLTRPDLLARMRDEPGLRPQALDELLRYIPHRNAVGLSRIALEDVVFHGVRIRAGDPVYVSYLAANRDPDVFPDPERIDFDRDPNPHLAFGYGAHFCAGANLAKLETELIVNTLLDRVPGLKLAVPPEEVPWRRGALIRGPEALPVSW; encoded by the coding sequence ATGACGACGAGTGACATCACCACCGGCGAAGAGACCATGGCGGCCCCTCCGGTACGGCACTGGCCCGCCCTCAATCTGACCGGGGTCGACTTCGACCCCGTCCTGGCCCAGCTGATGCGGGAGGGTCCGATCACCCGGATCCAGCTGCCCAACGGCGAGGGCTGGGCCTGGCTGCTGACCCGCTACGACGACGTACGGCTGGTCACGAACGACCCCCGGTTCAGCCGTAAGAAGGTCGTGGGCCGCCAAGTCACCCGGTTGGCACCACACTTCATCCCGCAGCCGGGCGCGATGAACTTCCATGACAAGCCCGACCACGCCCGGCTGCGCCGCTCCGTGGCGTCCGCCTTCACCACGCGTGGCGTCGAACGCCTCCGCGACAACGCCCAGCGCGCCCTCGACGCGACGGTGGACGCGATGCTGCGCGACGGCCCGCCCGCCGACCTGATCGAGCGGGTGCTGGAGCCCTTCCCGATCACCGTGATCTGCGAGCTGATGGGCGTCCCGGAGGCGGACCGCGAGGACATGCACGACTGGACGCAGCGGATCCTGTCCTCCACGTACGGCATCGAGGCCAGCGAGCGGGCCAAGCGGGACATGGAGGCGTACTTCGCGAAGGCCATCGCCGAGCACCGGGACTCCGACGGCGAGGACGTCATCTCCCTGCTCGGGGCGGCCGTGGGCCGGGGCGACATCAGCGCGGAGGAGGCGATGGCCCTGGCCGGACCCCTCCAGATCGGCGGCGAGGCAGTCACCAACAACACCGGCCAGATGTTCTTCATCCTCCTGACCCGCCCCGACCTGCTCGCCCGTATGCGCGACGAACCCGGACTGCGCCCGCAGGCACTGGACGAGCTCCTGCGGTACATCCCGCACCGCAACGCCGTCGGCCTCTCCCGCATCGCCCTGGAGGACGTGGTGTTCCACGGCGTCCGGATCCGCGCGGGCGACCCGGTCTACGTCTCCTACCTGGCCGCCAACCGCGACCCGGACGTCTTCCCCGACCCCGAGCGCATCGACTTCGACCGCGACCCGAACCCACACCTTGCCTTCGGCTACGGCGCCCACTTCTGCGCGGGCGCCAACCTGGCCAAGCTGGAGACGGAACTGATCGTGAACACGCTCCTGGACCGGGTACCGGGCCTGAAGCTGGCCGTCCCGCCGGAGGAGGTTCCCTGGCGCCGGGGCGCGCTGATCCGCGGCCCAGAAGCCCTCCCCGTCTCCTGGTGA
- a CDS encoding DUF6213 family protein — MNREVTLPLIVDDRGTLQVAAADVSKLLRTVGGRWLHLVEAGAEGLDEDTVAALTIELAKLADRIDVACIAHSSGAP, encoded by the coding sequence GTGAACCGCGAAGTGACTCTGCCTCTGATCGTCGACGACCGCGGGACCTTGCAGGTGGCCGCCGCCGATGTGAGCAAGCTGCTGCGCACCGTGGGCGGGCGGTGGCTGCACCTGGTGGAGGCGGGGGCGGAGGGACTGGACGAGGACACGGTGGCGGCGCTGACGATCGAGCTGGCGAAGTTGGCCGACCGGATCGACGTGGCGTGCATCGCGCACAGCAGCGGAGCGCCGTAA
- a CDS encoding type III polyketide synthase — translation MATLCRPAVSVPEYVITMEETLELARERHPDHPQLPLALRLIENTGVRTRHIVQPIEETLKHPGFEQRNKVYEAEAKARVPAVVQQALDEAELLSTDIDVIIYVSCTGFMMPSMTAWLINNMGFSHDTKQIPIAQLGCAAGGAAINRAHDFCSAYPEGNALIVACEFCSLCYQPTDLGVGSLLSNGLFGDGIAAAVVRGRGGEGMTLERNGSYLIPKTEEWIMYDVRATGFHFLLDKRVPGTMEPLAPALHRLAAAHGWDASDLDFYIIHAGGPRILDDLSKFLRVDPHAFRFSRATLTEYGNIASAVVLDALRRLFDEGGAHDRARGLLAGFGPGITAEMALGRWQRNPQETA, via the coding sequence ATGGCCACTTTGTGCAGACCCGCGGTGTCCGTGCCGGAGTACGTGATCACGATGGAGGAGACGCTGGAGCTGGCGCGCGAGCGTCACCCGGACCATCCCCAACTCCCGCTGGCGCTACGGCTGATCGAGAACACCGGTGTCCGAACCCGGCACATCGTGCAACCCATCGAGGAGACGCTCAAGCACCCGGGCTTCGAGCAGCGCAACAAGGTCTACGAGGCCGAGGCGAAGGCCCGGGTCCCCGCGGTCGTGCAGCAGGCGCTGGACGAGGCAGAGCTGCTCAGCACCGACATAGACGTGATCATCTACGTGTCGTGCACGGGCTTCATGATGCCGTCGATGACCGCGTGGCTGATCAACAACATGGGCTTCAGCCATGACACCAAGCAGATACCCATAGCCCAGCTGGGCTGTGCGGCGGGCGGTGCCGCGATCAACCGGGCGCACGACTTCTGCTCGGCCTACCCCGAGGGCAACGCCCTGATCGTGGCCTGCGAGTTCTGCTCGCTGTGCTACCAGCCGACCGACCTGGGCGTCGGCTCGCTGCTCTCCAACGGCCTGTTCGGCGACGGCATCGCGGCCGCCGTCGTACGCGGCCGGGGCGGCGAGGGCATGACCCTGGAGCGCAACGGCTCGTATCTGATCCCCAAGACCGAGGAGTGGATCATGTACGACGTCCGGGCCACCGGGTTCCACTTCCTCCTGGACAAGCGAGTGCCGGGCACGATGGAACCACTCGCACCGGCCCTCCACCGACTGGCGGCCGCCCATGGCTGGGACGCCTCCGACCTGGACTTCTACATCATCCACGCGGGCGGCCCCCGCATCCTCGACGACTTGAGCAAGTTCCTCCGGGTCGACCCGCACGCGTTCCGCTTCAGCCGGGCCACGCTCACCGAGTACGGCAACATCGCCAGCGCCGTCGTCCTGGACGCGCTGCGCCGGCTGTTCGACGAGGGCGGTGCCCACGACCGGGCACGCGGCCTGCTCGCCGGGTTCGGACCCGGTATCACCGCCGAGATGGCCCTGGGCCGCTGGCAACGCAACCCACAAGAGACGGCATGA
- a CDS encoding ATP-dependent DNA ligase, translated as MLFARLAHVSQEIAATLARSRKTALLAELFRGAEPADVPIVIPYLAGRLPQGRLGIGWKVLAQQIPPAREPTLTVQDIDTRLTAIGAATGPGSQTERKRLVAELLAAATEDEQRYLLGLLTGEVRQGALDALAVEGLAAATGAPPADVRRAVMLAGSLQTVAQAILTDGPPALERFRLTLGRSVLPMLAHSASSVTEAVAKLGTCAVEEKLDGIRVQLHRDGDDVRLYTRTLDDITDRLPELTAAARELAGERFILDGEVIAFDEDGRPRSFQEISGRVGSRVDVATAAGQVPVSPVFFDALSVDGQDLLDLPFADRHTELARLVPEPMRVRRTVVNGPDDLPEAERFLSDTLTRGHEGVVLKALDAPYSAGRRGASWLKVKPVHTLDLVVLAAEWGHGRRTGKLSNLHLGARSADGSFAMLGKTFKGMTDAMLTWQTERLGELAVEDHGWGVTVRPELVVEIAYDGLQRSTRYAAGVTLRFARVVRYREDKSPAEADTVETLLAAHPEVTR; from the coding sequence ATGCTGTTCGCCCGGCTGGCCCACGTGTCCCAGGAGATCGCCGCCACCTTGGCCCGCTCCCGGAAAACCGCTCTGCTCGCCGAACTCTTCCGGGGCGCCGAGCCGGCGGACGTGCCGATCGTCATCCCGTATCTCGCGGGACGCCTGCCACAGGGTCGGCTCGGCATCGGCTGGAAGGTCCTCGCCCAGCAGATCCCGCCCGCCCGAGAACCCACCCTCACCGTCCAAGACATCGACACCCGCCTGACAGCGATCGGCGCCGCCACCGGCCCCGGCTCACAGACCGAACGCAAGCGCCTGGTCGCCGAGTTGCTCGCCGCGGCCACCGAGGACGAACAGCGCTACCTCCTCGGCCTCCTCACCGGCGAGGTCCGCCAGGGCGCACTCGACGCACTGGCCGTGGAGGGCCTGGCCGCGGCCACCGGCGCACCCCCCGCCGACGTACGCCGTGCGGTGATGCTCGCCGGCTCACTGCAAACCGTGGCGCAGGCCATCCTCACTGACGGCCCACCGGCCCTGGAACGATTCCGGCTCACGCTCGGCCGCTCCGTCCTCCCGATGCTCGCGCACAGCGCCTCCTCGGTCACGGAGGCTGTGGCGAAACTGGGCACCTGCGCGGTGGAGGAGAAGCTGGACGGCATCCGCGTCCAGCTCCACCGCGACGGAGACGACGTACGCCTCTACACCCGCACCCTCGACGACATCACCGACCGCCTCCCCGAACTGACCGCGGCGGCCCGCGAGTTGGCGGGTGAGCGATTCATCCTCGACGGCGAGGTGATCGCGTTCGACGAGGACGGACGGCCGCGTTCCTTCCAGGAGATCTCGGGACGGGTCGGCTCGCGCGTGGACGTGGCGACGGCAGCCGGGCAGGTCCCCGTCTCCCCGGTCTTCTTCGACGCGCTCTCCGTCGACGGCCAGGACCTCCTGGACCTGCCCTTCGCCGACCGCCACACCGAACTGGCCCGCCTCGTCCCCGAGCCGATGCGCGTCCGCCGTACCGTCGTGAACGGCCCCGACGACCTCCCGGAGGCGGAGAGGTTCCTCTCCGACACACTCACCCGCGGCCACGAGGGGGTCGTACTCAAAGCCCTCGACGCCCCCTACAGCGCGGGCCGGCGCGGTGCCTCCTGGCTGAAGGTCAAGCCGGTCCACACCCTCGACCTGGTGGTCCTGGCCGCCGAGTGGGGCCACGGACGGCGCACGGGCAAGCTCTCCAACCTCCACCTGGGCGCCCGCAGCGCCGACGGCTCCTTCGCGATGCTGGGCAAGACGTTCAAGGGCATGACGGACGCGATGCTGACCTGGCAGACCGAACGCCTCGGGGAGCTGGCCGTCGAGGACCACGGCTGGGGCGTGACCGTACGCCCCGAACTCGTCGTCGAGATCGCCTACGACGGCCTCCAGCGCTCCACCCGCTACGCGGCCGGCGTCACCCTCCGCTTCGCCCGCGTGGTCCGCTACCGCGAGGACAAGTCCCCGGCCGAAGCCGATACGGTCGAGACCCTGCTCGCCGCCCACCCGGAGGTCACCCGGTGA
- a CDS encoding NADP-dependent succinic semialdehyde dehydrogenase has protein sequence MPIATVNPANGETLKTYDALGEEEIERRLATADATFRTYRTTSFAERARLLRKAADLLDEDAESVARTMTTEMGKPIKQARAEAAKCAKAMRWYADHAEVLLTDVEPSDADVKDSGAARVLVRYRPLGPVLAVMPWNFPLWQVIRFAAPALMAGNVGLLKHASNVPQTALYLEDLFRRAGFPEGCFQTLLIGSGAVEGILRDPRVRAATLTGSEPAGRSVASVAGDEVKKTVLELGGSDPYVVMPSADVDRAAEVAVTARTQNAGQSCIAAKRFIVHADVYDAFTERFVAGMNALKVGDPLDEDTDVGPLSSEQGREALAGLVDEAVESGATVLCGAERPDGPGWYYPPTVLADITPEMRVHREETFGPVATLYRVADLDEAIAIANDTSFGLSSNVWTRDAAEVDRFVRDLDAGGVYVNGMTASHPAFPFGGAKRSGYGRELSGHGIREFCNITTVWHGV, from the coding sequence ATGCCCATCGCGACGGTGAACCCGGCGAACGGCGAGACGCTCAAGACGTACGACGCCCTGGGCGAGGAGGAGATCGAACGCCGCCTCGCGACCGCCGACGCCACGTTCCGCACCTACCGGACCACGTCCTTCGCGGAACGCGCCCGTCTCCTGCGCAAGGCCGCCGACCTCCTCGACGAGGACGCGGAGAGCGTCGCCCGGACGATGACCACGGAGATGGGCAAGCCGATCAAGCAGGCCCGCGCCGAGGCCGCCAAGTGCGCGAAGGCGATGCGCTGGTACGCCGACCACGCCGAGGTGCTGCTCACGGACGTGGAGCCCTCCGACGCGGACGTGAAGGACTCGGGCGCCGCCCGCGTCCTGGTCCGCTACCGGCCGCTCGGCCCGGTGCTCGCCGTGATGCCGTGGAACTTCCCCCTCTGGCAGGTGATCCGCTTCGCCGCGCCCGCGCTGATGGCGGGCAACGTGGGCCTGCTCAAGCACGCCTCCAACGTCCCGCAGACCGCGCTCTACCTGGAGGACCTCTTCCGCCGCGCGGGCTTCCCCGAAGGCTGCTTCCAGACGCTGCTCATCGGCTCCGGCGCCGTCGAGGGCATCCTGCGCGACCCGCGTGTCCGCGCCGCCACGCTCACCGGCAGCGAGCCCGCGGGCCGTTCCGTCGCCTCGGTCGCCGGGGACGAGGTCAAGAAGACGGTCCTGGAGCTGGGCGGCAGCGATCCGTACGTCGTGATGCCGTCCGCCGACGTCGACCGTGCGGCCGAGGTCGCCGTGACGGCCCGGACGCAGAACGCCGGGCAGTCCTGCATCGCCGCCAAGCGGTTCATCGTGCACGCCGACGTGTACGACGCCTTCACCGAGCGGTTCGTGGCCGGCATGAACGCGCTCAAGGTCGGCGACCCGCTGGACGAGGACACCGACGTCGGCCCCCTCTCCAGCGAGCAGGGCCGTGAGGCCCTGGCGGGACTGGTCGACGAGGCCGTCGAGAGCGGCGCCACGGTCCTGTGCGGCGCCGAGCGCCCCGACGGGCCCGGCTGGTACTACCCGCCGACCGTCCTCGCCGACATCACCCCCGAGATGCGCGTCCACCGCGAGGAGACCTTCGGTCCGGTCGCCACGCTGTACCGGGTCGCCGACCTGGACGAGGCGATCGCGATCGCCAACGACACGTCTTTCGGGCTGAGTTCCAACGTGTGGACGCGGGACGCGGCCGAGGTCGACCGTTTTGTACGGGACCTTGACGCGGGCGGGGTGTATGTCAACGGGATGACCGCCTCCCACCCGGCGTTTCCCTTCGGCGGAGCCAAGCGGTCCGGATACGGGCGTGAGCTGTCCGGACACGGAATCCGCGAGTTCTGCAACATCACCACCGTATGGCACGGGGTGTGA
- a CDS encoding NAD(P)/FAD-dependent oxidoreductase, with protein MTEQTERTERTERTERTERTERTELSEQYEVIVIGGGAAGLSAALVLGRARRRTLVIDAGEPRNAPAAHMQGYLSRDGFPPAEFLAMGREEIARYGVELVRDRATNVTRNHDGQTFTATLATGRSIQARRLVIATGLKDELPPVPGLADRFGRDVLHCPYCHGWEVQDQPFGVLATTPRSVHQALMVSQWSKDVTLFLHTVPEDALPDEDLRRLAAAGVSVVPGEVSELLIEADRLTGLRLTNGTTHDRSILFVAPRPIPQTTLLRQLGAELQETPFGAYPVVDATGQTTAPGVWTAGNAMGFSEQVINAAAAGYRAGATINGELLMTDLDNLSPSWGSPRSSEAESGGV; from the coding sequence ATGACCGAACAGACCGAACGGACCGAACGGACCGAACGGACCGAACGGACCGAACGGACCGAACGGACCGAACTGTCCGAGCAGTACGAAGTGATCGTCATCGGTGGCGGAGCGGCCGGGCTCTCCGCCGCCCTCGTCCTCGGCCGCGCCCGACGGCGCACCCTCGTCATCGACGCGGGCGAACCTCGCAACGCCCCCGCCGCCCACATGCAGGGCTACCTGTCGCGGGACGGATTCCCCCCGGCGGAGTTCCTGGCCATGGGCCGCGAGGAGATCGCCCGCTACGGCGTCGAGCTGGTGCGGGACCGGGCGACGAACGTCACTCGAAACCACGACGGACAGACCTTCACCGCAACCCTGGCGACAGGCCGCAGCATCCAGGCGCGCCGCCTGGTGATCGCCACCGGTCTGAAGGACGAACTCCCGCCGGTCCCCGGCCTCGCCGACCGCTTCGGACGAGACGTGCTCCACTGTCCGTACTGCCACGGCTGGGAGGTCCAGGACCAGCCCTTCGGCGTCCTCGCCACCACCCCCCGGAGCGTGCACCAGGCGCTGATGGTCTCCCAGTGGTCCAAGGACGTGACCCTGTTCCTGCACACCGTCCCCGAGGACGCCCTGCCGGACGAGGACCTCCGCAGGCTCGCCGCCGCCGGTGTCTCCGTAGTACCAGGAGAGGTCTCCGAACTCCTGATCGAGGCAGACCGCCTGACCGGCCTCCGCCTCACGAACGGCACGACCCACGACCGCTCGATCCTGTTCGTCGCCCCCCGCCCGATCCCCCAGACCACCCTCCTGCGACAACTGGGCGCCGAACTCCAGGAGACCCCCTTCGGCGCCTATCCCGTAGTCGACGCGACAGGCCAGACCACAGCCCCGGGCGTCTGGACCGCCGGCAACGCGATGGGCTTCTCCGAACAGGTCATCAACGCGGCAGCCGCCGGCTACCGGGCGGGAGCAACGATCAACGGGGAGCTACTGATGACCGACCTGGACAATCTCAGCCCGTCGTGGGGGTCCCCCCGCTCGAGCGAAGCCGAGAGTGGGGGAGTTTGA
- a CDS encoding NUDIX domain-containing protein, producing MTTAPKRSAGLLLHRRTADGLEVLLGHMGGPYFARKDAGAWTVPKGEYEPDEPSWEAARREFQEELGLAPPDGEAVPLGEVRQTNGKIVTAWAIEADLDPATVVPGTFRMEWPPRSGQVQEFPELDRVEWLPVERARAVIVKAQAEFLDRLLEHSV from the coding sequence GTGACGACCGCCCCGAAGCGCAGCGCGGGCCTGCTGCTCCACCGTCGCACCGCCGACGGCCTCGAGGTGCTGCTCGGCCACATGGGCGGCCCGTACTTCGCCCGCAAGGACGCGGGCGCCTGGACGGTGCCGAAGGGCGAGTACGAGCCCGACGAACCCTCCTGGGAGGCGGCGCGCCGGGAGTTCCAGGAGGAGCTGGGGCTGGCACCGCCCGACGGCGAGGCCGTACCCCTGGGCGAGGTGCGCCAGACGAACGGCAAGATCGTCACGGCCTGGGCGATCGAGGCGGACCTCGACCCGGCGACCGTCGTTCCCGGCACCTTCCGCATGGAGTGGCCGCCGAGGTCGGGGCAGGTCCAGGAGTTCCCCGAGCTGGACCGTGTGGAGTGGTTGCCCGTGGAGCGGGCCCGGGCGGTGATCGTCAAGGCGCAGGCGGAGTTTCTCGACCGCCTCCTTGAGCACTCGGTCTAG